ccccagatatacctctcgatctttttgctctggagagcaaccatatcctggcataagtttgccaaatcacagaacctatttgtgtaggtagtgatgtcggatccaaccatttgtagaccccagaattcttgctcgagcttttgtatttcacctcgaggacagtattctttcatcagcatgtctttcaacttttcccagccgatggaatacgccaccaccaaagttagatagttaacatggctgttccaccatgttagtgctcggttagagaaggtacaagctgcgaacttgaccttgcttccttcttggcatccgcagatctcgaagacagattccatcttctcaatccactgtctcaacaccataacacccccagttccattgaagctgcggggtttggcgttagtgaagtctttgtaagtgcattcccgagggtgtccatggctttcgccgtggtttgagggtggtgcacctgttcctgatccactaggggcaggagcgttgattgctgacacagcagctacaactgctgctgtgaaagttgcctggaacatgttggcatcaaaaggatttggtggttgaagaggtacaggtggtggtggaggtggtggtatcggtgcttcgttgtttgggttacgtcttgtacttctgcgtggcggcatctttaactatacatttaaaagatgacggcatggataagaataaatgatttatgaatgtgtctcatggactaaatccccatattccaacaacagaaagaatagtATGATTAAATGcagaagatagcatttggataataatttccaataGATTTGATATTTGTCAATAAtattggaattacagatgtaacaagatCGGGAAAAAtcgcctagaagtaggccttacatcaaccaagatggaaaattttgacagaattaagactagatcaagacctaacaagTCTAAAATTtataaagataggaaattagaccaaagttttacataaactaggttaatccaaaagatgagtcgacgagattctatcggcgacgagaactgctagcatgagtacTCGATACCGACAGAAGACGTTCAATGTCCCTaatacgcctgtccgaccttgcttgctgagctcagAGTTCCCTAACCTCCacttgggtttcagcaagttccctttgcagatttgcattgcggaccagagtcctttcatgagcagactctagttggcgaatgtggacagtgttaacaccagagttggcgtcaacttccaaaacatgattgatagtcgcctgagctattatcgagttccgagaaatcctacgcaccatgattggtaggactctatcagcagaacctccttcagtgaggttgtagaaacttcggtctccattgtagggaatgggctgaccctgttcatgactccatgttatcaagttagtggcccacagaggtgtgggtccttgaaacacagggcgagggttcaggtttgggttttgaacagCTGGGGGTAGGTTTTTGACTTCCGGCTCCGAGTCAGAGCTATCAGAAAAACCTtcggcatggtgatcatccaaaggaattgggtgaccATCTTCTGGTtcagcctctagccaaccagcattgccttggtttg
The genomic region above belongs to Lactuca sativa cultivar Salinas chromosome 4, Lsat_Salinas_v11, whole genome shotgun sequence and contains:
- the LOC111919458 gene encoding uncharacterized protein LOC111919458 codes for the protein MPPRRSTRRNPNNEAPIPPPPPPPVPLQPPNPFDANMFQATFTAAVVAAVSAINAPAPSGSGTGAPPSNHGESHGHPRECTYKDFTNAKPRSFNGTGGVMVLRQWIEKMESVFEICGCQEGSKVKFAACTFSNRALTWWNSHVNYLTLVVAYSIGWEKLKDMLMKEYCPRGEIQKLEQEFWGLQMVGSDITTYTNRFCDLANLCQDMVALQSKKIERYIWGLSPQIQSSMIASRPITFDSAKELAQSLIDHRKPQNATIPTSVPQNSNPDHDRKGWNKRKRGASQGSSKKQQLVAINASTITPVAPANLLPAKTYAGTLPKCTKCNFHHHGPCREMQCTNCNKKGHTARYCKAPTAQAAQVPNAGMGQTCYGCAEVGHYKRNCPKAGMAGGVGRVMALGHEEACHTPKPERRKRSGADDFMW